In the genome of Gadus morhua chromosome 14, gadMor3.0, whole genome shotgun sequence, one region contains:
- the mthfsd gene encoding methenyltetrahydrofolate synthase domain-containing protein isoform X2, producing the protein MEAAIKISSGATKWDIRQKVWDHIEENNLANFPRPVHNRIPNFKGAVEACDRLTALEEFKSSQTVKVNPDRPQQQARFVTLDAKKTLLVPTPRLRAGLFNKITPPEGASKEQLRVCSTSQGVKEFSVPVGLDAKVKVDLVVVGSVAVSEKGYRIGKGEGYADMEYGMMVSMGAVTESTVVITIVHDCQVVDFSEELVEPHDLTVDYILTPTRVIKTDCLLPKPEGIIWAKLNKYMLEKIPVLKKLRALELAAGKEVVLGPEPPVEPGRGPRGGDPQGDGLKPRRNGRPRPRRNTQRDSDGEPRREGPGRDGPGGNEEAVPRPRRRPARVRREGGRGDNQANGSEEGREKGRGERRGRSWRGSAGEGGRKGKEGEEGEEGMEGDHGPPSNVTTVYLGGIPAGLRVSELKTALREKEALPLRLTWQGAQHRAFLDYGDPNAADQAMEALQGLSLNGQSLHAELAKNQRGGRRAGPSRSRPRSRPDSGTKAEPNEDSGEPQKEVVVE; encoded by the exons ATGGAGGCTGCTATAAAGATAAGCTCTG GCGCCACAAAATGGGACATTCGACAGAAAGTTTGGGACCATATCGAAGAAAATAACCTCGCAAACTTCCCGAGGCCTGTTCACAACCGTATTCCCAATTTCAAG GGTGCAGTTGAAGCTTGTGACAGGCTGACGGCCCTTGAGGAATTCAAGTCTAGCCAGACCGTCAAAGTTAACCCTGACAGACCGCAGCAGCAGGCACGCTTTGTCACACTGGAC GCAAAGAAAACGCTGTTGGTTCCCACCCCCCGCCTTCGCGCCGGTCTCTTCAACAAGATCACCCCCCCTGAGGGGGCCAGCAAAGAGCAGCTGCGTGTGTGCTCCACATCCCAG GGCGTGAAGGAGTTCAGCGTGCCCGTTGGCCTGGACGCCAAGGTGAAGGTGGACCTGGTTGTGGTTGGCTCTGTGGCCGTCTCTGAGAAAG GTTATCGAATAGGGAAAGGAGAGGGCTATGCAGACATGGAGTACGGCATGATGGTCTCGATGGGAGCTGTGACGGAGTCCACTGTGGTGATTACGATCGTCCACGACTGTCAG GTTGTGGACTTCTCAGAGGAACTGGTCGAACCGCACGACCTCACTGTGGACTACATCCTCACCCCCACTAGGGTCATCAAGACCGACTGCCTCCTCCCCAAACCCGAGGGGATCATCTGGGCAAAG CTCAACAAGTACATGCTGGAGAAGATCCCCGTCCTGAAGAAGCTGCGGGCCCTGGAGCTTGCGGCCGGCAAGGAGGTGGTCCTGGGGCCCGAGCCCCCCGTGGAGCCCGGGAGGGGCCCCAGAGGCGGAGACCCCCAGGGCGACGGCCTGAAGCCCCGGAGGAATGGCAGGCCGCGGCCGCGGCGGAACACCCAGCGGGACTCCGACGGGGAGCCCAGACGGGAGGGCCCCGGGCGGGACGGCCCCGGGGGCAACGAGGAGGCCGTGCCGAGGCCCCGACGCCGGCCGGCTCGGGTGCGGAGGGAAGGGGGCCGAGGGGACAACCAGGCCAACGGCAGCGAGGAGGGccgggagaaagggagaggggagcgCCGGGGACGGAGCTGGAGGGGCAGCGCgggagagggcgggaggaaggggaaagagggggaggagggggaggagggcatgGAGGGCGACCACGGCCCCCCGTCCAACGTGACCACGGTGTATCTGGGGGGCATCCCCGCAGGCCTGCGGGTCAGCGAGTTGAAGACGGCGCTGCGGGAGAAGGAGGCGCTCCCGCTGAGGCTCACCTGGCAGGGGGCTCAGCACCGGGCCTTCCTGGACTACGGGGACCCCAACGCCGCAGACCAGGCCATGGAGGCCCTCCAGGGGCTCTCCCTGAACGGCCAGAGCCTGCATGCCGAGCTGGCCAAGAACCAGCGGGGGGGCCGGAGGGCTGGCCCCTCCAGGAGCCGACCCCGGTCCAGGCCGGACTCCGGCACCAAGGCCGAGCCCAACGAGGATTCTGGGGAGCCTcagaaggaggtggtggtggagtag
- the mthfsd gene encoding methenyltetrahydrofolate synthase domain-containing protein isoform X1: protein MEAAIKISSGATKWDIRQKVWDHIEENNLANFPRPVHNRIPNFKGAFSACARVTGLEAFTETAEVKVDPDKPLEGARLEVLQAKKTLLVPTPRLRAGLFNKITPPEGASKEQLRVCSTSQGVKEFSVPVGLDAKVKVDLVVVGSVAVSEKGYRIGKGEGYADMEYGMMVSMGAVTESTVVITIVHDCQVVDFSEELVEPHDLTVDYILTPTRVIKTDCLLPKPEGIIWAKLNKYMLEKIPVLKKLRALELAAGKEVVLGPEPPVEPGRGPRGGDPQGDGLKPRRNGRPRPRRNTQRDSDGEPRREGPGRDGPGGNEEAVPRPRRRPARVRREGGRGDNQANGSEEGREKGRGERRGRSWRGSAGEGGRKGKEGEEGEEGMEGDHGPPSNVTTVYLGGIPAGLRVSELKTALREKEALPLRLTWQGAQHRAFLDYGDPNAADQAMEALQGLSLNGQSLHAELAKNQRGGRRAGPSRSRPRSRPDSGTKAEPNEDSGEPQKEVVVE, encoded by the exons ATGGAGGCTGCTATAAAGATAAGCTCTG GCGCCACAAAATGGGACATTCGACAGAAAGTTTGGGACCATATCGAAGAAAATAACCTCGCAAACTTCCCGAGGCCTGTTCACAACCGTATTCCCAATTTCAAG GGGGCCTTCAGCGCCTGTGCCAGGGTCACTGGGCTTGAGGCCTTCACGGAGACAGCTGAGGTGAAAGTGGATCCTGACAAGCCTTTGGAGGGTGCCCGGCTGGAAGTGCTACAG GCAAAGAAAACGCTGTTGGTTCCCACCCCCCGCCTTCGCGCCGGTCTCTTCAACAAGATCACCCCCCCTGAGGGGGCCAGCAAAGAGCAGCTGCGTGTGTGCTCCACATCCCAG GGCGTGAAGGAGTTCAGCGTGCCCGTTGGCCTGGACGCCAAGGTGAAGGTGGACCTGGTTGTGGTTGGCTCTGTGGCCGTCTCTGAGAAAG GTTATCGAATAGGGAAAGGAGAGGGCTATGCAGACATGGAGTACGGCATGATGGTCTCGATGGGAGCTGTGACGGAGTCCACTGTGGTGATTACGATCGTCCACGACTGTCAG GTTGTGGACTTCTCAGAGGAACTGGTCGAACCGCACGACCTCACTGTGGACTACATCCTCACCCCCACTAGGGTCATCAAGACCGACTGCCTCCTCCCCAAACCCGAGGGGATCATCTGGGCAAAG CTCAACAAGTACATGCTGGAGAAGATCCCCGTCCTGAAGAAGCTGCGGGCCCTGGAGCTTGCGGCCGGCAAGGAGGTGGTCCTGGGGCCCGAGCCCCCCGTGGAGCCCGGGAGGGGCCCCAGAGGCGGAGACCCCCAGGGCGACGGCCTGAAGCCCCGGAGGAATGGCAGGCCGCGGCCGCGGCGGAACACCCAGCGGGACTCCGACGGGGAGCCCAGACGGGAGGGCCCCGGGCGGGACGGCCCCGGGGGCAACGAGGAGGCCGTGCCGAGGCCCCGACGCCGGCCGGCTCGGGTGCGGAGGGAAGGGGGCCGAGGGGACAACCAGGCCAACGGCAGCGAGGAGGGccgggagaaagggagaggggagcgCCGGGGACGGAGCTGGAGGGGCAGCGCgggagagggcgggaggaaggggaaagagggggaggagggggaggagggcatgGAGGGCGACCACGGCCCCCCGTCCAACGTGACCACGGTGTATCTGGGGGGCATCCCCGCAGGCCTGCGGGTCAGCGAGTTGAAGACGGCGCTGCGGGAGAAGGAGGCGCTCCCGCTGAGGCTCACCTGGCAGGGGGCTCAGCACCGGGCCTTCCTGGACTACGGGGACCCCAACGCCGCAGACCAGGCCATGGAGGCCCTCCAGGGGCTCTCCCTGAACGGCCAGAGCCTGCATGCCGAGCTGGCCAAGAACCAGCGGGGGGGCCGGAGGGCTGGCCCCTCCAGGAGCCGACCCCGGTCCAGGCCGGACTCCGGCACCAAGGCCGAGCCCAACGAGGATTCTGGGGAGCCTcagaaggaggtggtggtggagtag
- the foxf1 gene encoding forkhead box protein F1, producing MTAEVQQQTPAQTPAQSSPMSAQEKPHGQTAVMETASSTTKPKKTNAGIRRPEKPPYSYIALIVMAIQSSPTKRLTLSEIYQFLQSRFPFFRGSYQGWKNSVRHNLSLNECFIKLPKGLGRPGKGHYWTIDPASEFMFEEGSFRRRPRGFRRKCQALKPMYSMMNGLGFNHIPESYNFQGGGGGLSCPPNSLSLDSGIGMMNGHLAGNMEGMGLSGHSMSHLSANSGHSYMGSCTGSTGGDYSHHDNSGSPLLNGGGVMDPHSVYSSSASAWAPNPSASLNNGGSYIKQQPLSPCNPGTNPLQPSLPAHSIEQPYLHQNGHSTDLQGIPRYHSQSPSMCDRKEFVFSFNAMTSSAMHSPSSGSYYHHQQVSYQDIKPCVM from the exons ATGACGGCAGAGGTTCAGCAGCAGACCCCAGCGCAGACTCCTGCTCAGAGCAGTCCCATGTCTGCCCAGGAGAAGCCCCACGGACAGACGGCGGTGATGGAAACCGCCTCGTCCACCACGAAACCCAAGAAGACCAACGCGGGGATCCGTCGCCCAGAGAAACCTCCGTACTCCTACATAGCCCTGATAGTCATGGCTATCCAGAGCTCTCCCACAAAACGACTGACGCTCAGCGAAATATACCAGTTCCTTCAGAGCCGCTTCCCGTTTTTCAGGGGCTCGTATCAGGGATGGAAGAACTCCGTGCGACACAATTTGTCCCTGAATGAATGCTTCATTAAACTACCCAAGGGCCTCGGGCGGCCCGGCAAGGGCCACTACTGGACTATCGACCCGGCCAGTGAGTTCATGTTCGAGGAGGGTTCGTTCAGAAGAAGGCCGAGGGGCTTCAGGCGCAAGTGCCAGGCTCTGAAACCCATGTACAGCATGATGAACGGCCTGGGCTTCAACCACATCCCCGAGTCCTACAACTTCCAGGGCGGCGGTGGAGGCCTCTCTTGCCCGCCAAACAGCCTGTCCCTGGACAGCGGGATCGGGATGATGAACGGACATTTGGCAGGTAACATGGAGGGCATGGGTCTGTCCGGACACTCAATGTCCCACTTGTCAGCCAACAGCGGGCATTCCTACATGGGCAGCTGCACGGGATCCACCGGGGGTGACTATTCCCACCACGACAATTCCGGATCCCCGCTGCTTAACGGCGGGGGAGTGATGGACCCCCACTCCGTGTACTCCAGCTCAGCCTCGGCCTGGGCGCCCAACCCCTCGGCCTCGCTTAATAACGGAGGCTCTTACATCAAGCAGCAGCCGTTGTCTCCGTGTAACCCCGGGACGAACCCGCTGCAGCCAAGCCTGCCAGCTCACTCCATAGAGCAGCCTTATCTCCACCAGAACGGCCACAGTACGGATCTACAAG gTATTCCTCGGTACCATTCCCAGTCCCCCAGCATGTGTGACCGAAAGGAGTTCGTGTTCTCGTTCAACGCCATGACGTCCTCAGCCATGCACTCTCCGAGCAGCGGCTcctactaccaccaccagcaggtCTCCTACCAGGACATCAAGCCCTGCGTCATGTAA